In the Kitasatospora terrestris genome, one interval contains:
- a CDS encoding LLM class F420-dependent oxidoreductase, protein MDLRIFTEPQQGASYDTLLRVATTAEQLGYDGFFRSDHYLRMGDADGLPGPTDAWITLAGLARETSRIRLGTLMTAGTFRLPGVLAIQVAQVDAMSGGRIELGLGAGWFEAEHKAYGIPFPDRRIDRLEEQLAIVTGLWETKLGDTFDFAGRYYRLADSPALPKPFQNRVPVIVGGMGPSRTPALAARYADEFNLPFASLDATRTQIGRVRAAAEERGRDADSLVYSSALVACVGRDDAEVARRAAAIGREVEELKANGLAGTPDEVVEKIGRYREAGSGRIYLQILDLDDLDHLALIADRVGAQLT, encoded by the coding sequence ATGGACCTGCGCATCTTCACCGAGCCCCAGCAGGGCGCCTCGTACGACACCCTGCTGCGGGTCGCGACGACCGCCGAACAACTCGGCTACGACGGCTTCTTCCGCTCCGACCACTACCTGCGGATGGGTGACGCGGACGGCCTGCCCGGCCCCACCGACGCCTGGATCACGCTGGCCGGCCTGGCCCGCGAGACCTCCCGGATCCGCCTCGGCACCCTGATGACCGCCGGCACCTTCCGCCTCCCCGGGGTGCTCGCGATCCAGGTCGCCCAGGTCGACGCGATGAGCGGCGGCCGGATCGAACTCGGCCTCGGCGCCGGCTGGTTCGAGGCCGAGCACAAGGCCTACGGCATCCCCTTCCCGGACCGGCGGATCGACCGGCTGGAGGAGCAGCTGGCCATCGTCACCGGCCTGTGGGAGACCAAGCTCGGCGACACCTTCGACTTCGCCGGCCGCTACTACCGGCTGGCCGACTCGCCCGCCCTGCCCAAGCCCTTCCAGAACCGCGTCCCGGTCATCGTCGGCGGCATGGGCCCGTCCCGCACGCCCGCCCTGGCCGCCCGCTACGCCGACGAGTTCAACCTCCCGTTCGCCTCCCTGGACGCCACCCGCACCCAGATCGGCCGGGTCCGGGCCGCCGCCGAGGAGCGCGGCCGCGACGCCGACTCCCTGGTGTACTCCAGCGCCCTGGTCGCCTGCGTCGGCCGCGACGACGCCGAGGTCGCCCGCCGGGCCGCCGCGATCGGCCGCGAGGTCGAGGAGCTGAAGGCCAACGGTCTGGCCGGCACCCCCGACGAGGTGGTCGAGAAGATCGGCCGCTACCGCGAGGCCGGCAGCGGCCGGATCTACCTCCAGATCCTCGACCTCGACGACCTCGACCACCTGGCGCTGATCGCCGACCGGGTCGGCGCCCAGCTGACCTGA
- a CDS encoding SRPBCC domain-containing protein, with product MPEIALQIDIAASRSRLLAALDTHDGLTAWWTTGVSRDGDDLLFEFPDAPEPFRLRRDRADEDRVAWTSVGAFPPDWLDTTVTWDLFDHPDDPHRTRLLFRHLGWRPGTERTVPMVAGTWAELLVRLKDYVQSGKVQPYFVPRVHAHQPVD from the coding sequence ATGCCCGAGATCGCCCTGCAGATCGACATCGCGGCGTCCCGCTCCCGCCTGCTGGCGGCCCTGGACACCCACGACGGCCTGACCGCCTGGTGGACCACCGGCGTCTCCCGGGACGGCGACGATCTCCTGTTCGAGTTCCCGGACGCCCCGGAGCCGTTCCGGCTGCGCCGGGACCGCGCCGACGAGGACCGGGTCGCCTGGACCAGCGTCGGCGCCTTCCCGCCCGACTGGCTGGACACCACCGTCACCTGGGACCTGTTCGACCACCCGGACGACCCGCACCGCACCCGCCTGCTCTTCCGCCACCTCGGCTGGCGCCCGGGCACCGAGCGCACCGTCCCGATGGTGGCCGGCACCTGGGCCGAGCTGCTGGTGCGGCTGAAGGACTACGTCCAGAGCGGCAAGGTCCAGCCGTACTTCGTCCCCCGGGTCCACGCCCACCAGCCCGTCGACTGA
- a CDS encoding VOC family protein: MPEVTERYLPGTPCWVDLMAKNQQEALDFYRDVFGWQGEIGPAEFGGYTVCTLNGRPVAGIGQAEAPDGAPPPPAVWTTYLATEDADAALAAITANGGTSLTPVLEVGDTGRMLVALDPTGAVFGLWQPLEFPGAQVVNEPGALTWNELHTTDPDVARAFYEAALSVATPPMGSAHHYWQFSVNARTVGGLCPLDPESPAGTPSHWLTYFAVDDTDSTVDALVRRGGSVLLPPADSPWGRVARVRDPQGAAFAVVRSA, translated from the coding sequence ATGCCCGAGGTGACCGAGCGCTATCTCCCCGGCACTCCGTGCTGGGTCGACCTGATGGCGAAGAACCAGCAGGAGGCCCTCGACTTCTACCGCGACGTGTTCGGCTGGCAGGGCGAGATCGGCCCGGCGGAGTTCGGCGGGTACACGGTGTGCACGCTGAACGGCCGCCCGGTCGCGGGCATCGGCCAGGCGGAGGCGCCGGACGGCGCGCCGCCGCCGCCGGCCGTCTGGACCACGTACCTGGCCACCGAGGACGCCGACGCCGCGCTCGCCGCGATCACCGCGAACGGCGGCACCTCGCTGACCCCGGTGCTGGAGGTCGGCGACACCGGCCGGATGCTGGTGGCGCTGGACCCGACCGGCGCCGTGTTCGGTCTGTGGCAGCCGCTGGAGTTCCCGGGCGCCCAGGTGGTCAACGAGCCCGGGGCGCTCACCTGGAACGAGTTGCACACCACCGACCCGGACGTCGCGCGGGCTTTCTACGAGGCGGCCCTGTCCGTGGCCACCCCGCCGATGGGGAGCGCGCACCACTACTGGCAGTTCTCGGTGAACGCCCGCACGGTCGGCGGCCTGTGCCCGCTGGACCCGGAGTCACCGGCGGGCACCCCCTCGCACTGGCTGACCTACTTCGCGGTGGACGACACCGACTCCACCGTGGACGCCCTGGTCAGGCGGGGCGGCTCGGTGCTCCTCCCGCCCGCCGACTCGCCGTGGGGCCGGGTGGCCCGGGTCCGGGACCCGCAGGGCGCCGCCTTCGCGGTCGTCCGGTCCGCCTGA
- a CDS encoding beta-phosphoglucomutase family hydrolase, translating into MLGLPDHIRAFLFDLDGVLTQTAKVHAAAWKDMFDSFLRAEAARDGEEFVPFDPVVDYDRYVDGRPRLDGTRTFLAARGIDLPEGTPQDPPGTRTVNGLSSAKNDTVLRMIREQGVQPYSGSVEYLHRLRVLGLPRAVVSSSANCKDVLRAAGIDGLFEVVVDGLTARRDGLAGKPAPDTYLAAARQLGVEPGHAAVFEDALAGVESGRAGGFGAVVGVNRTGQADALRAHGATVVVDDLADLIPGEAP; encoded by the coding sequence ATGCTGGGACTTCCGGATCACATCCGCGCCTTCCTGTTCGACCTGGACGGCGTCCTCACACAGACCGCCAAGGTGCACGCGGCCGCCTGGAAGGACATGTTCGACTCCTTCCTGCGGGCGGAGGCCGCCCGGGACGGCGAGGAGTTCGTCCCGTTCGACCCGGTCGTCGACTACGACCGCTACGTGGACGGCCGGCCGCGGCTCGACGGCACCCGCACCTTCCTCGCCGCCCGCGGCATCGACCTGCCCGAGGGCACCCCGCAGGACCCGCCGGGCACCCGTACGGTCAACGGCCTGAGCAGCGCCAAGAACGACACCGTGCTGCGCATGATCCGCGAGCAGGGCGTGCAGCCCTACTCGGGTTCGGTGGAGTACCTGCACCGGCTGCGGGTGCTCGGCCTGCCGCGCGCGGTGGTGTCGTCCAGCGCCAACTGCAAGGACGTGCTGCGCGCCGCGGGCATCGACGGGCTGTTCGAGGTGGTGGTGGACGGGCTCACGGCCCGCCGCGACGGCCTGGCCGGCAAGCCCGCGCCGGACACCTACCTGGCCGCCGCGCGGCAGCTCGGCGTGGAGCCCGGGCACGCCGCGGTCTTCGAGGACGCGCTGGCCGGCGTCGAGTCCGGCCGGGCCGGCGGCTTCGGCGCCGTGGTCGGCGTGAACCGCACCGGCCAGGCGGACGCGCTGCGCGCGCACGGCGCCACCGTCGTCGTCGACGACCTGGCCGACCTGATCCCCGGGGAGGCGCCGTGA
- a CDS encoding glycoside hydrolase family 65 protein, giving the protein MTTPDPFAVDPWGVVEHGFDLAGQARAESVFALSNGHIGLRGNLDEGEPHGLPGTYLNGVFELRPLPYAESGYGFPESGQSVINVTNGKLIRLLVDDEPFDLRYGEVRGHQRSLDFREGLLRRSAEWTSPAGRTVRVTSQRMVSLTQRAVAAVEYTVEAVDGPVRIVVQSELVANEQLPLGDGDPRAAAVLEAPLAAELRHAAGSKAVLVHRTRFSGLRVAAGIDHVIEGPGRVDTTAESSEDQARITATTVLKAGERLRLVKFIAYGWSATRSLPAVRDQVEAALTAARYTGWDGLVDEQKEYLGRFWSDSDIEIEGDVELQQAVRFALFHVLQAGARSEERAIPAKGLTGPGYDGHSFWDTETFVLPVLTYCLPAAVNQALRWRHTTLPMARDRAAQLGLAGAVFPWRTIRGEECSGYWPAGTAAFHIGADIAAAVVRYIRATGDLEFERAYGLELLVETARMWRSLGHHDAHGRFRIEGVTGPDEYSAVADNNVFTNLMAQSNLRSAAESATRHQFEAAALGVDTEEAAAWRDAADKMFIPYDEKLGVHPQADGFTDHQLWDFEGTPPEKYPLLLHYPYFDLYRKQVVKQADLVLAMQVRGDAFTQEQKVRNFNYYERLTVRDSSLSACTQAVIAAEVGQLDLAYDYTAEAALMDLRDLGGNTRDGLHMASLAGACIALVAGFGGLRDHDEHLSFRPRLPSGLQRLAFSMAVREHLLRIDITHATTTYTLLRGGVLPILHEGESLRVEKGRPVVRPTQTPQTPAERAVQPPGREPARRHGQAGVQVGTVDHLPAE; this is encoded by the coding sequence GTGACCACCCCCGACCCCTTCGCGGTCGACCCCTGGGGCGTCGTCGAGCACGGCTTCGACCTGGCCGGGCAGGCCCGCGCCGAATCGGTGTTCGCCCTGTCCAACGGGCACATCGGGCTGCGCGGCAACCTGGACGAGGGCGAGCCGCACGGCCTGCCCGGCACCTACCTGAACGGCGTCTTCGAGCTGCGCCCGCTGCCGTACGCGGAGAGCGGCTACGGCTTCCCGGAGTCGGGGCAGAGCGTCATCAACGTCACCAACGGCAAGCTGATCCGGCTGCTGGTCGACGACGAGCCGTTCGACCTGCGGTACGGCGAGGTGCGCGGCCACCAGCGCAGCCTGGACTTCCGCGAGGGCCTGCTGCGGCGCAGCGCCGAGTGGACCTCCCCGGCCGGACGGACCGTCCGGGTCACCTCGCAGCGGATGGTCTCGCTCACCCAGCGGGCGGTCGCCGCCGTCGAGTACACGGTGGAGGCGGTCGACGGTCCGGTCCGGATCGTGGTCCAGTCCGAGCTGGTCGCCAACGAGCAGCTGCCGCTCGGCGACGGCGATCCGCGGGCCGCCGCGGTCCTGGAGGCGCCGCTGGCCGCGGAGTTGCGGCACGCGGCCGGCAGCAAGGCGGTGCTGGTGCACCGGACCCGGTTCAGCGGGCTGCGGGTCGCGGCCGGCATCGACCACGTCATCGAGGGTCCGGGCCGGGTGGACACCACCGCCGAGAGCTCCGAGGACCAGGCCCGGATCACCGCCACCACCGTGCTGAAGGCGGGGGAGCGGCTGCGGCTGGTGAAGTTCATCGCGTACGGCTGGTCGGCGACCCGCTCGCTGCCCGCCGTCCGCGACCAGGTGGAGGCCGCGCTGACCGCCGCCCGCTACACCGGCTGGGACGGGCTGGTCGACGAGCAGAAGGAGTACCTGGGCCGCTTCTGGTCGGACAGCGACATCGAGATCGAGGGCGACGTCGAGCTGCAGCAGGCGGTCCGCTTCGCGCTCTTCCACGTCCTGCAGGCCGGTGCCCGCAGCGAGGAACGGGCCATCCCCGCCAAGGGGTTGACCGGGCCCGGCTACGACGGGCACAGCTTCTGGGACACCGAGACCTTCGTCCTGCCGGTGCTCACCTACTGCCTGCCGGCGGCGGTCAACCAGGCGCTGCGCTGGCGGCACACCACGCTCCCGATGGCCCGTGACCGGGCCGCCCAACTCGGTCTGGCCGGAGCGGTGTTCCCGTGGCGGACGATCCGCGGCGAGGAGTGCTCCGGGTACTGGCCGGCCGGCACCGCGGCGTTCCACATCGGCGCGGACATCGCCGCCGCGGTGGTCCGCTACATCCGGGCCACCGGCGACCTGGAGTTCGAACGGGCCTACGGCCTGGAGCTTTTGGTGGAGACCGCCCGGATGTGGCGCTCGCTCGGCCACCACGACGCGCACGGCCGGTTCCGGATCGAGGGCGTCACCGGGCCGGACGAGTACAGCGCGGTCGCCGACAACAACGTGTTCACCAACCTGATGGCGCAGTCCAACCTGCGCAGCGCCGCGGAGAGCGCCACCCGGCACCAGTTCGAGGCGGCGGCGCTCGGCGTGGACACCGAGGAGGCGGCCGCCTGGCGGGACGCCGCCGACAAGATGTTCATCCCCTACGACGAGAAGCTCGGCGTCCACCCGCAGGCCGACGGCTTCACCGACCACCAGCTGTGGGACTTCGAGGGCACCCCGCCGGAGAAGTACCCGCTGCTGCTGCACTACCCGTACTTCGACCTGTACCGCAAGCAGGTGGTCAAGCAGGCCGACCTGGTGCTCGCCATGCAGGTGCGCGGCGACGCCTTCACGCAGGAGCAGAAGGTCCGCAACTTCAACTACTACGAGCGGCTCACCGTCCGGGACTCCTCGCTCTCCGCCTGCACCCAGGCGGTGATCGCCGCCGAGGTCGGCCAGCTCGACCTCGCCTACGACTACACCGCCGAAGCCGCCCTGATGGACCTGCGCGACCTCGGCGGCAACACCCGCGACGGCCTGCACATGGCCTCCCTGGCGGGCGCCTGCATCGCCCTGGTGGCCGGCTTCGGCGGCCTGCGCGACCACGACGAGCACCTCTCCTTCCGGCCCAGGCTCCCCTCCGGGCTGCAGCGCCTCGCGTTCTCCATGGCGGTGCGCGAGCACCTGCTGCGGATCGACATCACCCACGCCACCACCACGTACACGCTGCTGCGCGGCGGGGTGCTGCCGATCCTGCACGAGGGCGAGTCGCTGCGGGTCGAGAAGGGCCGGCCGGTCGTCCGGCCCACCCAGACGCCGCAGACCCCGGCCGAGCGGGCCGTCCAGCCGCCCGGCCGGGAGCCGGCCCGCCGGCACGGCCAGGCCGGGGTCCAGGTCGGCACCGTCGACCACCTCCCCGCGGAGTGA
- a CDS encoding pyruvate dehydrogenase, with product MVTVAEQIVEVLRQAGVERVYGVVGDSLNPLVDAIRRTEGISWVHVRNEEAGAFAAAAEAQLTGRLAVCAGSCGPGNTHLIQGLYDAQRSGVPVLALASHIPSGQIGTGFFQETHPERVFTDCSSWCEMLSTPAQLPRLLRVAVQHALGARGVSVLAFPGDVAALPAAGPTGESRFLTEPGTVQPPAGQLTALAEALNGAEKVAVFAGAGVRGAHAEVMELAGLLNAPVGHSLRGKEWIQYDNPYDVGMSGLLGYGACHEALHGADLVLLLGTDFPYDSFLPRTRTVQIDHDPTRLGRRTPLELAVHGDVGATLRAVLPRLEQKKDRSFLDGMLDKHCKALETVVGAYTRDIAGHRPIHPEYVASVLDELAADDAVFTVDTGMCNVWAARYLTPNGRRRVIGSFLHGSMANALPHAIGAQLAFPERQVVSMSGDGGIGMLLGELLTVAKYRLPVKTVVFNNGALGMIKLEMLVSGYPESEIDNGDVDYAAIARACGVPAERVTDPVRLREVLADALSRPGPVLVDVVTDPNALSIPPHITAAQLKGFALAAGRTVLSGGVGRMIDLARSNLRNIPRP from the coding sequence ATGGTGACCGTGGCCGAGCAGATCGTCGAAGTCCTCCGGCAGGCCGGCGTCGAGCGCGTGTACGGCGTGGTGGGCGACAGCCTCAACCCGCTGGTCGACGCGATCCGCCGCACCGAGGGCATCTCCTGGGTGCACGTCCGCAACGAGGAGGCCGGCGCCTTCGCGGCCGCCGCCGAGGCCCAGCTCACCGGACGGCTCGCGGTCTGCGCCGGCTCCTGCGGGCCGGGCAACACCCACCTGATCCAGGGCCTGTACGACGCGCAGCGCAGCGGCGTCCCGGTGCTCGCGCTCGCCTCGCACATCCCGTCCGGGCAGATCGGCACCGGTTTCTTCCAGGAGACCCACCCCGAGCGGGTGTTCACCGACTGCAGCAGCTGGTGCGAGATGCTCTCCACCCCCGCCCAGCTGCCCCGGCTGCTCCGGGTCGCCGTCCAGCACGCCCTCGGCGCCCGAGGCGTCTCCGTCCTCGCCTTCCCCGGCGACGTCGCCGCGCTGCCCGCCGCCGGGCCCACCGGCGAGTCCCGCTTCCTCACCGAACCCGGCACCGTCCAGCCGCCCGCCGGGCAGCTCACCGCCCTCGCGGAGGCGCTCAACGGCGCCGAGAAGGTCGCGGTCTTCGCCGGCGCCGGCGTCCGGGGCGCCCACGCCGAGGTGATGGAGCTCGCCGGGCTGCTCAACGCCCCCGTCGGGCACTCGCTGCGCGGCAAGGAGTGGATCCAGTACGACAACCCGTACGACGTCGGGATGAGCGGACTGCTCGGCTACGGCGCCTGCCACGAGGCGCTGCACGGGGCCGACCTGGTCCTGCTGCTGGGCACCGACTTCCCGTACGACTCCTTCCTGCCGCGCACCCGCACCGTCCAGATCGACCACGACCCCACCCGGCTCGGCCGCCGCACCCCGCTCGAACTCGCCGTCCACGGCGACGTCGGCGCCACCCTGCGGGCCGTCCTGCCGAGGCTGGAGCAGAAGAAGGACCGGTCCTTCCTCGACGGGATGCTCGACAAGCACTGCAAGGCGCTGGAGACCGTCGTCGGCGCCTACACCCGCGACATCGCCGGGCACCGGCCGATCCATCCCGAGTACGTCGCCTCCGTCCTCGACGAGCTCGCCGCCGACGACGCCGTGTTCACCGTCGACACCGGCATGTGCAACGTCTGGGCGGCCCGCTACCTCACCCCCAACGGCCGCCGCCGGGTGATCGGCTCCTTCCTGCACGGCTCGATGGCCAACGCCCTCCCGCACGCGATCGGCGCCCAACTCGCCTTCCCCGAACGCCAGGTCGTCTCGATGTCCGGCGACGGCGGGATCGGCATGCTGCTCGGCGAACTGCTCACCGTCGCCAAGTACCGGCTGCCGGTGAAGACCGTGGTCTTCAACAACGGCGCGCTCGGCATGATCAAGCTGGAGATGCTGGTCAGCGGCTACCCCGAGTCCGAGATCGACAACGGCGACGTCGACTACGCCGCCATCGCCCGGGCCTGCGGGGTGCCCGCCGAGCGGGTCACCGACCCGGTGAGGCTGCGCGAGGTGCTGGCCGACGCGCTCTCCCGGCCGGGCCCGGTCCTGGTCGACGTGGTCACCGACCCCAACGCGCTCTCCATCCCGCCGCACATCACCGCCGCCCAGCTCAAGGGCTTCGCCCTGGCGGCCGGCCGCACCGTGCTGTCCGGCGGCGTGGGCCGGATGATCGACCTGGCCCGCTCCAACCTGCGCAACATCCCCCGCCCCTAG
- a CDS encoding YafY family protein has translation MTDTPGRLLGLLSLLQTPREWPGSELADRLQVSPRTIRRDIDRLRELGYPVEATRGPVGGYRLVAGAAMPPLLLDDEEAVAIAVGLRTAAGHAVEGIEEASVRALAKLVQVLPARLRHRVATLNAATVPVLPGDGPRIDPEDLAVLASAVAARERLRFDYRDRGGAATRRQVEPHRLVSYGRRWYLVGHDLDRDDWRIFRVDRLADPQRTGLRFEPRELPAADAGAYVAGKLARHQDTHRAVVTLHAPYERLATHMSAAAGELEPIDEHSCRLRTRADSLDWLAVRLATVGCDFEVHEPPELRDHLRALATRIERSLGAAGNS, from the coding sequence ATGACGGACACCCCCGGCAGGCTCCTCGGCCTGCTCTCGCTGCTCCAGACACCGCGCGAATGGCCCGGCAGCGAACTCGCCGACCGGCTCCAGGTCAGCCCGCGGACCATCCGGCGCGACATCGACCGGCTCCGCGAGCTCGGCTACCCCGTCGAGGCCACCCGCGGGCCGGTCGGCGGCTACCGGCTGGTCGCCGGGGCCGCGATGCCGCCGCTGCTGCTCGACGACGAGGAGGCGGTGGCCATCGCCGTCGGCCTGCGGACCGCCGCCGGGCACGCCGTCGAAGGCATCGAGGAGGCCTCCGTCCGGGCCCTCGCCAAGCTGGTGCAGGTACTGCCCGCTCGGCTCCGGCACCGGGTCGCCACCCTCAACGCGGCCACCGTCCCCGTCCTCCCGGGGGACGGCCCGCGGATCGACCCGGAGGACCTGGCCGTCCTCGCCTCCGCCGTCGCCGCGCGCGAACGCCTGCGGTTCGACTACCGCGACCGCGGCGGCGCCGCCACCCGCCGGCAGGTCGAACCGCACCGGCTGGTCTCCTACGGGCGGCGCTGGTACCTGGTCGGCCACGACCTCGACCGCGACGACTGGCGGATCTTCCGCGTCGACCGGCTCGCCGACCCGCAGCGCACCGGGCTCCGCTTCGAGCCGCGCGAGCTGCCCGCGGCGGACGCCGGCGCGTACGTGGCGGGCAAGCTGGCCCGGCACCAGGACACCCACCGCGCGGTCGTCACGCTGCACGCCCCGTACGAGCGCCTCGCCACCCACATGTCCGCCGCGGCGGGCGAGTTGGAACCGATCGACGAGCACAGCTGCCGCCTGCGCACCCGGGCCGACTCGCTGGACTGGCTGGCCGTCCGGCTGGCCACCGTCGGCTGCGACTTCGAGGTGCACGAGCCGCCCGAGCTCCGCGACCACCTGCGCGCGCTCGCCACCCGCATCGAGCGCTCGCTCGGGGCCGCCGGCAACTCCTAG
- a CDS encoding MFS transporter, whose product MSTEVNDRRRWLALAVVMTASLMDLVDVTIVNIAMPSIQQDTGASFSALQWITAGYALAFAVGLITGGRLGDIYGRKRLFLLGIGGFTAASALCGLAGSPDLLVAARVLQGATAALMVPQVLSIIHAGFPAHERGKVFGLFGAVVGLGAVMGPLVGALLTEWDLFGLGWRPIFLVNLPVGVAGLLLGRRFIEESRAPRALKLDLVGMALVGAGLLMVLYPLTQGRENGWPLWGHLLMAGGVLVLLGFVRYERYKTARDGSPLVELSLFRVRSFAGGIGVQLLFGVTNGLFFLVWTLYMQLGLGWSPLKAGLTGVPFSIAVSLAAGLSVQQLVPRFGRRVLQAGALTMSAGALLYLAGADRYGAAIAPWQMALPLVVMGLGMGLIVAPLTDAVLSEVPQEHAGSASGLINTTGQLGMALGLGLSSVAFFGVVDRRGMVEGVFVDAFEHAMWWVAIGLLAVFALMTALPRRTARDAHPAADRPAEEEQQQDGKPVLVG is encoded by the coding sequence ATGTCCACCGAAGTCAACGACCGCAGGCGCTGGTTGGCACTGGCGGTGGTGATGACGGCCAGCCTGATGGACCTGGTCGACGTCACGATCGTCAACATCGCGATGCCGAGCATCCAGCAGGACACCGGCGCGTCGTTCAGCGCCCTGCAGTGGATCACGGCCGGCTACGCGCTGGCGTTCGCGGTCGGCCTGATCACGGGCGGCCGGCTGGGTGACATCTACGGCCGCAAGCGGCTGTTCCTGCTGGGCATCGGCGGTTTCACGGCGGCGTCGGCGCTGTGCGGCCTGGCCGGCAGCCCGGACCTGCTGGTGGCGGCCCGGGTGCTGCAGGGCGCGACGGCGGCGCTGATGGTGCCGCAGGTGCTGTCGATCATCCACGCGGGGTTCCCGGCGCACGAGCGGGGCAAGGTGTTCGGCCTGTTCGGCGCGGTGGTGGGCCTGGGCGCGGTGATGGGCCCGCTGGTGGGCGCGCTGCTGACCGAGTGGGACCTGTTCGGCCTGGGCTGGCGTCCGATCTTCCTGGTGAACCTGCCGGTGGGGGTCGCCGGTCTGCTGCTCGGCCGCCGCTTCATCGAGGAGTCGCGGGCGCCCCGGGCGCTGAAGCTGGACCTGGTGGGCATGGCGCTGGTCGGCGCGGGCCTGCTGATGGTGCTGTACCCGCTGACCCAGGGCCGGGAGAACGGCTGGCCGCTCTGGGGCCACCTGCTGATGGCGGGCGGCGTGCTGGTGCTGCTGGGCTTCGTCCGGTACGAGCGGTACAAGACCGCGCGGGACGGTTCGCCGCTGGTGGAGCTGTCGCTGTTCCGGGTGCGCAGCTTCGCCGGCGGGATCGGCGTGCAGCTGCTGTTCGGCGTGACCAACGGCCTGTTCTTCCTGGTCTGGACGCTGTACATGCAGCTCGGCCTGGGCTGGAGCCCGCTGAAGGCCGGTCTGACGGGCGTGCCGTTCTCGATCGCGGTGTCGCTGGCGGCGGGCCTGTCGGTGCAGCAGCTGGTGCCGCGGTTCGGCCGTCGGGTGCTGCAGGCGGGTGCGCTGACGATGTCGGCCGGTGCGCTGCTCTACCTGGCCGGGGCGGACCGGTACGGCGCGGCCATCGCGCCGTGGCAGATGGCGCTGCCGCTGGTGGTGATGGGCCTGGGCATGGGCCTGATCGTGGCGCCGTTGACCGACGCGGTGCTGTCCGAGGTGCCGCAGGAGCACGCCGGTTCGGCGTCCGGCCTGATCAACACCACCGGTCAGCTCGGCATGGCGCTCGGCCTGGGTCTGTCCTCGGTGGCGTTCTTCGGGGTGGTGGACCGGCGAGGCATGGTCGAGGGCGTGTTCGTGGACGCCTTCGAGCACGCGATGTGGTGGGTGGCGATCGGCCTGCTCGCGGTGTTCGCGCTGATGACGGCCCTGCCGCGGCGCACCGCCCGGGACGCGCACCCGGCCGCGGACCGGCCGGCCGAGGAGGAGCAGCAGCAGGACGGGAAGCCGGTCCTGGTGGGCTGA
- a CDS encoding XRE family transcriptional regulator, with translation MSDDQEVAGLGARLREHRLSSRLTLEAAATRVGLSPAYLSRLETGRRQPSLPVLLGLARAYGTSVSGLLGEQPGEPDPVIRGGSIEPGRAGGWGYRRAGAPGRAMQALRVHVPPGVQDAVVRVHPGEEWLYVTRGRMRLTLGEAVHLLEAGDSAHFDSLTPHCIAAADPDDRLELIFVHTLLQSPGGELCLGDAPRL, from the coding sequence ATGAGCGACGACCAGGAGGTCGCGGGCCTGGGCGCGCGACTGCGGGAGCACCGGCTGAGCAGCCGGCTGACGCTGGAGGCGGCCGCCACCCGGGTGGGGCTGTCCCCAGCGTATCTGTCCCGGCTGGAGACCGGGCGCCGGCAGCCCTCGCTGCCGGTGCTGCTCGGCCTGGCCCGGGCGTACGGCACCTCGGTCTCCGGGCTGCTCGGCGAGCAGCCCGGCGAGCCGGACCCGGTGATCCGGGGCGGCTCCATCGAGCCCGGACGGGCCGGCGGCTGGGGCTACCGGCGGGCCGGGGCACCCGGCCGGGCGATGCAGGCGCTGCGGGTGCACGTCCCGCCGGGCGTGCAGGACGCGGTGGTGCGGGTGCACCCCGGCGAGGAGTGGCTGTACGTCACCCGGGGCCGGATGCGGCTGACCCTCGGCGAGGCCGTCCACCTGCTGGAGGCCGGCGACTCCGCGCACTTCGACTCGCTCACGCCGCACTGCATCGCGGCCGCCGACCCGGACGACCGGCTGGAACTGATCTTCGTCCACACCCTGCTGCAGAGCCCGGGCGGCGAACTCTGCCTCGGCGACGCACCCCGACTGTGA
- a CDS encoding DUF6126 family protein, with amino-acid sequence MTDTTTSAPARPAAHAPTLDAGRRTDRRVWIRATVYIAATHAFAGFVILLFELGGRGH; translated from the coding sequence ATGACCGACACCACCACCAGCGCGCCCGCCCGACCCGCGGCGCACGCCCCGACCCTCGACGCCGGCCGCCGCACCGACCGGCGGGTGTGGATCCGGGCGACCGTCTACATCGCCGCCACGCACGCCTTCGCCGGCTTCGTCATCCTGCTCTTCGAACTGGGCGGACGCGGCCACTGA